The following are encoded together in the Actinomycetota bacterium genome:
- the hemB gene encoding porphobilinogen synthase — MSFPEHRPRRLRRTPALRALVRETRLHADDLIVPMFCKEGIDEPVPISSMPGQLQHTLESLRKEAVATAETGVRAFMLFGVPATKDPEGSQAWHPAGIGQRAIAALREEFGDDAVVMSDLCLDEYTDHGHCGVLNDRNEVDNDATLERYRRIAQAQADAGAHVIGPSGMMDGQVGAIREALDVAGRDDVAVMAYAAKFASALYGPFREAAEGAPRFGDRTGYQQDPANADEALREIRTDIDEGADIVMVKPALPYLDVVHRAKRETGFPVAAYHVSGEYAMVKAATANRWLDERRTVLEILTSIRRAGADMILTYHAKDAATWLRDEA; from the coding sequence ATGAGCTTCCCCGAGCACCGGCCGCGGCGGCTGCGACGCACGCCCGCGCTGCGAGCCCTCGTGCGCGAGACCCGGCTGCACGCCGACGATCTGATCGTGCCGATGTTCTGCAAGGAGGGCATCGACGAGCCGGTCCCGATCTCGTCGATGCCCGGGCAGCTCCAGCACACCCTCGAGTCGCTGCGCAAGGAGGCGGTCGCCACGGCGGAGACCGGCGTGCGCGCGTTCATGCTCTTCGGTGTGCCCGCCACGAAGGACCCCGAGGGCTCGCAGGCCTGGCACCCCGCCGGCATCGGGCAACGGGCGATCGCGGCGCTGCGCGAGGAATTCGGCGACGACGCGGTCGTGATGAGCGACCTCTGCCTCGACGAGTACACCGATCACGGCCACTGCGGCGTGTTGAACGACCGCAACGAGGTCGACAACGATGCGACGCTCGAGCGCTACCGGCGCATCGCGCAGGCACAGGCGGACGCCGGCGCGCACGTGATCGGGCCGAGCGGCATGATGGACGGCCAGGTCGGCGCGATCCGCGAGGCGCTCGACGTCGCCGGGCGCGACGACGTCGCGGTCATGGCCTACGCGGCGAAGTTCGCGAGCGCCCTGTACGGGCCGTTCCGCGAGGCGGCGGAGGGTGCGCCGCGGTTCGGCGATCGCACGGGCTATCAGCAGGATCCGGCGAACGCCGACGAGGCCCTCCGCGAGATCCGGACCGACATCGACGAGGGCGCCGACATCGTGATGGTGAAGCCGGCGCTCCCCTACCTCGACGTGGTGCATCGCGCGAAGCGGGAGACCGGGTTCCCCGTGGCCGCCTACCACGTGAGCGGCGAGTACGCGATGGTGAAGGCGGCCACGGCCAACCGCTGGCTCGACGAGCGGCGCACGGTGCTGGAGATCCTGACGTCGATCCGCCGCGCCGGCGCCGACATGATCCTCACCTACCACGCGAAGGACGCCGCGACGTGGCTTCGCGACGAGGCATGA
- a CDS encoding uroporphyrinogen-III synthase: MSRSGPGRGGDRPPRPLAGRTVLVTRPTDQSTSLVTLLRRLGARAIVAPAIEIVPARSAALTRALRELQRGDFAWMTLTSRATVDMLASRLSGPRALGATRVAAIGDGTAAAFRRWARRDPDLIPATFTTSGLARAFPRGIGRVLCARADIAPVGLEGALAAKGWSPTRVDAYRTRFPRSLPTEARDALRRGEVDAVTFTSASTVRGFVGALGAVKGNPKVVCIGPVTAREARTHGLVVHAVARPHTVEGVAAAVMRALAR; encoded by the coding sequence GTGAGTCGATCGGGACCCGGGCGTGGCGGCGACCGGCCGCCCCGTCCCCTCGCGGGACGCACGGTGCTCGTCACGAGACCCACCGACCAGTCGACGTCGCTCGTGACCCTGCTGCGGCGGCTCGGGGCGCGGGCGATCGTGGCGCCGGCGATCGAGATCGTACCGGCCCGGTCGGCCGCCCTCACCCGGGCGCTCCGCGAGCTGCAACGCGGGGACTTCGCATGGATGACCCTGACCAGCCGCGCCACCGTGGACATGCTGGCCTCGAGGCTCTCGGGGCCCCGCGCGCTCGGGGCCACCAGGGTGGCGGCGATCGGCGACGGCACGGCGGCGGCGTTCCGCCGATGGGCACGCCGAGATCCCGACCTGATACCCGCGACGTTCACCACGAGCGGGCTCGCGCGAGCGTTCCCGCGCGGGATCGGCCGAGTGCTCTGCGCCCGTGCCGACATCGCGCCCGTCGGCCTCGAGGGGGCACTCGCCGCGAAGGGATGGTCGCCGACCCGGGTCGACGCGTATCGCACCCGCTTCCCCCGATCGCTGCCCACCGAGGCCCGCGACGCCCTGCGGCGCGGTGAGGTCGACGCGGTCACGTTCACGAGCGCGTCGACCGTGCGCGGATTCGTCGGCGCCCTCGGGGCGGTCAAAGGCAACCCCAAGGTCGTGTGCATCGGACCGGTCACCGCGAGGGAGGCGCGCACGCACGGTCTGGTCGTGCATGCGGTCGCGCGGCCGCACACGGTGGAGGGCGTGGCCGCGGCGGTCATGCGGGCACTGGCCCGATGA
- the hemC gene encoding hydroxymethylbilane synthase, which yields MSALRIGTRRSPLALAQAEEIRIRLDATGVIADIVPMSTSGDEGARVDSSPQGLKGLWIDTILDALESGDIDLAVHSAKDLPAEEDEGFTIAAVPEREDPSDVLICREAGELRGGALIGTSSVRRRAQLLAAFPGLEVVDLRGNVETRLRKLEEGEVDAAVLAAAGLSRLGLAPEHARALPLAMMVPAPGQGCLAVQARDDDDDTIAALAPLDHADSHRALDAERSLMWRLGGGCALPLGAHATVGMEAISLTAVIATADGTTVLRAETEGATPEDAAAAVAKELIAQGAERILAEVESG from the coding sequence GTGAGCGCCCTGCGTATCGGCACCCGACGCTCCCCGCTCGCGCTCGCGCAAGCGGAGGAGATCCGAATCCGGCTCGACGCCACCGGCGTGATCGCCGACATCGTCCCGATGAGCACGTCAGGCGACGAGGGCGCGAGGGTCGACTCGTCGCCGCAGGGACTCAAGGGCCTCTGGATCGACACAATCCTCGACGCCCTGGAATCGGGTGACATCGACCTGGCGGTGCATTCGGCCAAGGACCTGCCGGCCGAGGAGGACGAGGGCTTCACGATCGCCGCGGTACCCGAGCGGGAGGATCCCTCAGACGTGTTGATCTGCAGGGAAGCCGGCGAGCTCCGCGGCGGAGCTCTCATCGGTACGTCGAGCGTGCGACGGCGTGCACAGCTGCTGGCCGCCTTCCCGGGACTCGAGGTCGTGGACCTGCGGGGCAACGTCGAGACGCGGCTGCGCAAGCTCGAGGAGGGCGAGGTCGACGCCGCGGTGCTGGCGGCGGCCGGGCTCTCGCGACTGGGGCTCGCCCCCGAGCATGCTCGTGCGTTGCCGCTCGCGATGATGGTGCCGGCGCCGGGCCAGGGCTGCCTCGCCGTGCAGGCGCGCGACGACGACGACGACACGATCGCCGCCCTGGCCCCACTCGATCACGCCGACAGTCACCGGGCGCTCGATGCCGAGCGGTCGCTGATGTGGCGCCTCGGGGGTGGATGCGCGTTGCCGCTCGGAGCCCACGCGACCGTGGGCATGGAGGCGATCTCGCTGACCGCGGTGATCGCGACGGCGGACGGCACCACGGTGCTCCGTGCCGAGACCGAGGGCGCGACCCCCGAGGACGCCGCGGCCGCGGTGGCGAAGGAGCTGATCGCGCAGGGCGCCGAACGCATCCTCGCCGAGGTCGAGTCCGGGTGA
- the hemA gene encoding glutamyl-tRNA reductase — MAILTLGISFRRAPIELLERLAFIDDDLTKAYRVATDLDGVDGAVILSTCNRVEVYGEVVNYHAGFMALKRLITETRGVPADELAEPMYAHWERDAADHLFAVASGLDSMVLGETQIYAQVREALRRAEAEGATVPPLTGLFHSAARAGRRVRQETSIGAAPDAFVALGTDLADDAVGGLRGREVVVLGAGTMAALALKHLRRRGIGPVRIVNRSLEHARALAERTNAEHGELDQLPDAMRHVDLVVSATGAAGTVIRRSAVADAMAGRSGQPLVLLDLAVPRDVEPETADVDGARVIDIVSLRERLAEHDAATAGDIETAHAIVADEVHRWVVRRRGDELAPLIRAMRRRGDDVVRAELERFGARLAELTPDEREAVAALARGIAAKLLHDPIVALKERSEPGTDGIHARVLAELLGVDPDATS; from the coding sequence ATGGCCATCCTCACCCTCGGGATCTCCTTCCGTCGCGCGCCGATCGAGCTGCTGGAGCGGCTCGCCTTCATCGACGACGACCTCACCAAGGCGTACCGCGTGGCCACCGACCTGGACGGCGTCGACGGTGCCGTGATCCTCTCGACCTGCAACCGGGTCGAGGTCTACGGCGAGGTCGTGAACTACCACGCCGGGTTCATGGCGTTGAAGCGCCTGATCACCGAGACCCGGGGGGTCCCCGCCGACGAACTCGCCGAACCGATGTACGCCCATTGGGAGCGCGATGCGGCCGATCACCTGTTCGCCGTCGCGAGCGGGCTCGACTCGATGGTCCTCGGCGAGACGCAGATCTACGCCCAGGTGCGCGAGGCTCTGCGGCGCGCCGAGGCCGAGGGGGCGACCGTGCCCCCGCTGACCGGGCTCTTCCATTCTGCGGCGCGCGCCGGGCGCAGGGTCCGGCAGGAGACGTCGATCGGTGCGGCTCCCGACGCGTTCGTGGCGCTCGGCACCGACCTCGCCGACGACGCGGTGGGCGGGTTGCGAGGGCGGGAGGTGGTGGTCCTTGGTGCGGGCACGATGGCCGCCCTCGCCCTGAAGCATCTGCGCCGGCGCGGGATCGGTCCGGTGCGCATCGTGAACCGCTCGCTCGAGCACGCGCGGGCGCTCGCCGAGCGGACGAACGCCGAGCACGGCGAGCTCGACCAGCTGCCCGACGCGATGCGCCATGTCGACCTCGTCGTGAGCGCCACCGGGGCGGCCGGCACGGTGATCCGACGCTCGGCCGTCGCCGACGCGATGGCGGGGCGGAGCGGTCAACCTCTCGTGCTCCTCGACCTCGCGGTGCCCCGCGACGTGGAGCCCGAGACCGCCGACGTCGACGGCGCGCGCGTGATCGACATCGTCTCGCTCCGGGAACGCCTCGCCGAGCACGACGCCGCGACGGCGGGCGATATCGAGACGGCGCACGCCATCGTGGCCGACGAGGTGCACCGCTGGGTGGTACGCCGGCGAGGCGACGAGCTCGCTCCCCTGATCCGAGCGATGCGCCGACGAGGGGACGACGTCGTCCGCGCCGAGCTGGAACGCTTCGGGGCGAGGCTCGCCGAACTCACCCCCGACGAGCGGGAAGCGGTCGCGGCGCTCGCCCGGGGCATCGCCGCCAAGCTGCTGCACGATCCGATCGTGGCCCTGAAGGAGCGCTCCGAGCCGGGCACCGACGGGATCCACGCTCGGGTGCTCGCCGAGCTCTTGGGCGTCGACCCCGACGCCACCTCGTGA
- a CDS encoding P1 family peptidase → MTPRARELGISIGSGTPGPLNAITDVAGVRVGHRTVVRGADGDPHAVRTGVTAVFPHAGQPWHEWVYAGVDILNGYGEMIGVNQLREWGVLMSPIVLTSSLQIGKAYDATVRWIAGRDPIGAEEVMPVVSECDDSWLSDVLSFPLADDDVAAALDAAAAGPVEEGNVGAGTGMQCFDFKGGIGTASRVLDDDGGSTVGALVLTNYGSREHLRIDGVPVGRELTDLMPREHHEGSCVVVVATDAPVLPHQLTRIARRAGLGLAATGSYASNGSGEQMMAFSTSNRLDASEATRDVRVVVDGPVRHTYALSALFRATVEATEEAVANALVAAEDSVGRDGHTYFAMPVDRVLESLDRAGRLSR, encoded by the coding sequence ATGACGCCTCGTGCACGGGAGCTCGGCATCTCGATCGGCAGCGGAACGCCCGGGCCGCTGAACGCGATCACCGACGTCGCGGGGGTGCGGGTGGGCCATCGCACGGTCGTGCGGGGTGCCGACGGCGATCCCCACGCGGTGCGCACGGGCGTGACGGCGGTCTTCCCCCATGCGGGACAGCCGTGGCATGAGTGGGTGTACGCGGGGGTGGACATCCTCAACGGGTACGGCGAGATGATCGGTGTGAACCAACTGCGCGAGTGGGGCGTGCTGATGAGCCCGATCGTGCTGACGTCGTCGTTGCAGATCGGCAAGGCCTACGACGCGACCGTGCGGTGGATCGCGGGTCGCGATCCGATCGGGGCGGAAGAGGTCATGCCCGTTGTCTCCGAGTGCGACGACTCGTGGCTCTCCGACGTGCTCTCGTTCCCGTTGGCCGACGACGACGTCGCGGCGGCCCTCGATGCCGCGGCCGCCGGTCCCGTCGAAGAGGGCAACGTGGGTGCGGGCACCGGCATGCAGTGCTTCGACTTCAAGGGGGGTATCGGCACGGCCTCTCGCGTGCTCGACGACGACGGCGGATCCACGGTGGGCGCGCTCGTGCTCACGAACTACGGCAGTCGCGAACATCTGCGGATCGACGGCGTGCCGGTAGGGCGGGAACTGACCGACCTGATGCCGCGCGAGCACCACGAGGGATCGTGTGTTGTCGTGGTCGCCACCGACGCGCCCGTCTTGCCGCACCAGCTCACCCGCATCGCCCGCCGGGCCGGCCTCGGACTCGCCGCGACCGGCTCATACGCCTCGAACGGCAGCGGCGAGCAGATGATGGCCTTCTCGACGTCGAACCGCCTCGATGCGAGCGAGGCGACGCGCGACGTGCGCGTCGTGGTCGATGGGCCGGTCCGGCACACGTACGCGCTCTCGGCGTTGTTCCGCGCCACGGTCGAGGCGACCGAGGAAGCCGTCGCGAACGCGTTGGTCGCGGCCGAAGACTCGGTCGGACGCGACGGCCACACGTACTTCGCCATGCCGGTCGACCGCGTGCTCGAGTCGCTCGATCGCGCCGGCCGCCTCTCCCGCTAG
- a CDS encoding FAD-binding oxidoreductase, whose protein sequence is MPDVVIVGGGVIGAACAFELASRGASVTLVERDHLAAHASGRNQGLWVLPDDDVNVPMARASLEVYRGVAAEAPIDVRLDDEPVGTVLVAMNARDVRAAGEAVTRAERHGFAVDDISAPGDIRDHEPGLTRNVAGAWLVHVGHRLDPGALTVALARAAAERGAEVRHHVHVRGVAMRGETVVGVVTDDGVIEAGATIVAAGPWSSPLLEPVGVRLPIVGARGWLVRVAPGQPHLLTHLVEAAGPHAALHDDAVPRWPSAADVVSHGEPRSEIGALLHPHRDGRTITIGSTRQIWLSPEPPEERIVARVLEAAIELVPAVAEAHVQSSWWGLRPLTPDERPLVGSVREGLHVATGHGSEGVILGAGTAQLVGAQLAGEPTPFDATPYDPLRFADER, encoded by the coding sequence ATGCCCGACGTGGTCATCGTGGGAGGCGGGGTGATCGGAGCCGCGTGCGCGTTCGAGCTCGCCTCGCGCGGCGCGTCGGTGACCCTCGTGGAGCGAGACCACCTCGCGGCGCACGCGTCGGGCCGCAACCAGGGCCTGTGGGTCCTGCCCGACGACGACGTCAACGTGCCGATGGCCCGGGCGAGCCTCGAGGTGTACCGGGGTGTGGCCGCGGAGGCGCCGATCGATGTGCGCCTCGACGACGAGCCGGTGGGCACGGTGCTCGTGGCGATGAACGCCCGTGACGTCCGCGCGGCCGGTGAGGCCGTCACCCGGGCCGAACGGCACGGCTTCGCCGTCGACGACATCTCGGCGCCGGGCGACATCCGCGATCACGAGCCCGGGCTGACCCGCAACGTGGCGGGCGCGTGGCTCGTGCACGTCGGACACCGGCTCGACCCCGGGGCCCTCACGGTGGCCCTCGCCCGTGCGGCGGCCGAGCGGGGCGCCGAGGTCCGCCATCACGTGCACGTCCGGGGCGTGGCGATGCGCGGCGAGACGGTCGTCGGGGTCGTCACGGACGACGGCGTCATCGAGGCGGGCGCCACGATCGTGGCCGCCGGCCCGTGGAGCTCACCGCTCCTCGAACCGGTCGGCGTGCGCCTGCCGATCGTGGGCGCGCGTGGATGGCTCGTGCGCGTCGCGCCCGGGCAACCCCACCTGCTGACGCACCTCGTCGAGGCCGCGGGACCGCACGCGGCCCTGCACGACGATGCGGTTCCGCGCTGGCCCTCCGCCGCCGACGTCGTCTCGCACGGCGAACCCCGCAGCGAGATCGGGGCTCTCCTGCACCCCCATCGAGACGGCCGCACGATCACGATCGGGTCGACGCGACAGATCTGGCTGTCCCCCGAGCCGCCGGAGGAGCGGATCGTCGCCCGGGTCCTCGAGGCGGCGATCGAGCTCGTGCCCGCCGTCGCCGAGGCCCACGTGCAGTCGTCGTGGTGGGGGCTCAGGCCGCTGACGCCGGACGAGCGACCGCTCGTCGGCTCGGTCCGAGAAGGGCTACACGTCGCGACAGGGCACGGCTCGGAGGGCGTGATCCTCGGCGCCGGCACCGCGCAGCTCGTCGGGGCGCAGCTCGCCGGCGAACCGACCCCGTTCGATGCCACGCCGTACGACCCGTTGCGGTTCGCGGACGAGCGATGA
- a CDS encoding GYD domain-containing protein yields the protein MARFVSLLNWTDQGAKTAIDTVDRAEAAQKVAAEMGGSLEIYWTMGQYDMVAVSEFADDETAVAFLAKVSSLGNIRSQTMRAFDANAVKSIMGKM from the coding sequence ATGGCTCGGTTCGTCAGCCTGCTGAACTGGACCGACCAGGGGGCCAAGACCGCGATCGACACGGTCGATCGCGCCGAGGCGGCCCAGAAGGTCGCGGCGGAGATGGGCGGCTCTCTGGAGATCTACTGGACGATGGGCCAGTACGACATGGTCGCGGTCTCGGAGTTCGCCGACGACGAGACCGCGGTCGCCTTCCTGGCGAAGGTCTCCTCGCTCGGGAACATCCGTTCGCAGACGATGCGCGCGTTCGACGCCAACGCCGTCAAGAGCATCATGGGGAAGATGTAG
- a CDS encoding Calx-beta domain-containing protein: protein MVIPGSKLARPRSSIVPRLWVGACVLALGLSATAHPLAAAPVRRALPSISIDDVTVTEGDAGTVSATFKVTSSERGKATVSFATVAGSAKSAADFVAREGKVRFAGRKLERKISITVNGDLLDEADETFEVVLSGAVGATITDDEGLGTIEDDDPPPTVSVPATASVPEGNDGDVSYAVVDITLDAPSGRTVSVDFSTADGTATAGNDYTATSGGVSFAPGETVRTVLVDVAGDGADESNETFTLDLSVPTHADLGNDQTVITITDNDPAPPGTALLAIDGGQVREGTSGTKVITFTVTRSGETTTAVTTGYSTLTGTADDADFQTATGSLPFAANQTTATFDVTVNGDKKLEHDELFLANLESPSAGVAYLTPQATGRIVNDDTRTTVKARARASRVTARGLVSPQRAGRKVVVRLFRRKGGSWDLIGTRRTKLSGTSDVNGDTFTDSRYTARFTGVKANRCKVKATYRGDGRFAPSADTRTFRC from the coding sequence ATGGTGATTCCCGGTAGCAAACTCGCGCGTCCTCGTTCGTCGATCGTGCCCCGCCTCTGGGTGGGGGCATGCGTGCTCGCCTTGGGGCTGTCAGCCACCGCCCACCCCCTCGCCGCGGCACCGGTGCGCAGAGCGCTGCCCTCGATCTCGATCGACGACGTCACCGTGACCGAAGGCGATGCCGGGACGGTCTCCGCGACGTTCAAGGTCACCTCGTCGGAGCGGGGGAAGGCGACCGTCTCCTTCGCGACCGTCGCTGGGAGCGCGAAGAGCGCCGCCGACTTCGTCGCTCGGGAGGGGAAGGTCCGGTTCGCCGGCCGGAAGCTGGAACGGAAGATCTCGATCACGGTGAACGGCGACCTGTTGGACGAGGCCGACGAAACCTTCGAGGTGGTGCTGAGCGGGGCGGTCGGCGCCACGATCACCGATGACGAGGGGCTCGGCACGATCGAGGACGACGACCCGCCACCCACCGTGTCCGTCCCCGCAACGGCTTCGGTTCCGGAGGGCAACGACGGAGACGTCAGCTATGCGGTCGTCGACATCACCTTGGACGCCCCAAGCGGACGCACCGTCTCCGTGGACTTCTCGACCGCCGACGGAACTGCGACGGCCGGCAACGACTACACCGCCACGAGCGGTGGCGTCTCCTTCGCGCCGGGCGAGACGGTGCGGACGGTGCTGGTCGACGTGGCCGGCGACGGTGCTGACGAGAGCAACGAGACGTTCACGCTCGACCTCTCGGTGCCCACCCACGCCGATCTCGGGAACGACCAGACCGTCATCACGATCACCGACAACGATCCGGCACCGCCCGGCACGGCGCTGCTCGCGATCGACGGCGGGCAGGTCCGCGAGGGCACGTCGGGCACGAAGGTCATCACGTTCACGGTGACGCGCTCTGGCGAGACGACCACCGCGGTGACGACGGGGTACTCCACGTTGACCGGGACCGCCGACGACGCCGACTTTCAGACCGCCACGGGGTCGCTCCCGTTCGCCGCGAACCAAACGACCGCGACGTTCGACGTCACCGTGAACGGCGACAAGAAGCTCGAACACGACGAACTGTTCCTGGCGAACCTCGAGAGCCCGTCGGCGGGCGTCGCGTACCTCACTCCGCAGGCCACGGGTCGCATCGTGAACGACGACACGAGAACGACCGTGAAGGCCCGAGCGAGGGCGTCGAGGGTCACCGCGCGCGGGCTGGTCTCACCACAGCGCGCGGGACGGAAGGTCGTCGTGCGGCTCTTCCGCCGTAAGGGGGGCTCGTGGGACCTGATCGGGACCCGTCGAACAAAGCTCTCGGGCACGTCGGACGTGAACGGAGACACCTTCACCGATAGCCGATATACGGCGCGGTTCACCGGCGTGAAGGCGAACCGCTGCAAGGTGAAGGCGACATATCGCGGCGACGGACGGTTCGCGCCCAGCGCCGACACCCGCACCTTCAGATGCTGA